The Acidianus manzaensis genome has a window encoding:
- a CDS encoding 50S ribosomal protein L10 — protein MIIMSITVQKRIPQWKIEEVKELKEKITNSKTILIANLEGFPADKLHDIRKKFREIAEIKVTRNTLFEIAAKEAGIDVSKLENYLTGSNAYIFTNKNPFEISIMLSKFKLKRYAIPGDKADEEVVIPAGDTGIPAGPMISVFGKLKIPTRVQDGKINVTKDTVVAEPGQEIPADITPVLQKLGIMPVYIKLKLKVAYHDNLVIPADQLEINLAEYSSEIAEAYKNSLALGVEIAYPEPEILKITLGKAYRNGIALARESGYITPETAEAVFSNALAKAYALAGAISDKVDLGIQIQKPESKPEQKETKEEKKEEEKKGPSEEDVGSGIASLFG, from the coding sequence GTGATAATCATGAGCATTACAGTTCAAAAAAGGATACCACAATGGAAAATTGAAGAAGTAAAAGAGTTAAAAGAAAAAATAACAAACAGTAAAACCATATTAATAGCAAACTTAGAAGGATTCCCAGCAGATAAACTACACGATATAAGGAAGAAATTTAGAGAAATAGCAGAAATTAAAGTTACAAGAAATACGTTATTTGAGATTGCTGCAAAAGAGGCAGGAATAGACGTTAGCAAATTAGAAAACTACCTAACTGGAAGTAATGCATATATATTCACTAACAAAAATCCATTTGAAATTTCAATTATGCTTTCTAAGTTCAAATTAAAGAGATATGCAATTCCAGGTGATAAGGCAGATGAAGAAGTAGTAATACCAGCTGGAGATACAGGAATTCCTGCAGGACCTATGATAAGCGTATTTGGAAAACTGAAAATTCCGACAAGAGTTCAAGATGGAAAAATTAACGTAACAAAAGATACAGTAGTTGCAGAACCAGGACAAGAAATCCCAGCAGATATAACACCAGTATTACAAAAACTAGGTATAATGCCAGTATATATTAAATTAAAACTAAAAGTAGCATATCACGATAATTTAGTAATTCCAGCAGATCAACTAGAAATAAACCTTGCAGAATACTCATCAGAAATCGCAGAAGCATACAAGAATTCATTAGCATTAGGAGTAGAAATAGCATATCCAGAACCAGAAATTCTAAAGATAACATTAGGCAAAGCATATAGAAACGGAATAGCCTTAGCTAGAGAATCTGGATACATAACACCAGAAACAGCAGAAGCTGTATTCTCTAATGCATTAGCCAAAGCATACGCATTAGCAGGTGCAATTAGCGATAAAGTTGACCTAGGAATACAGATACAAAAACCAGAATCTAAACCAGAACAAAAAGAGACTAAAGAGGAGAAGAAAGAAGAAGAAAAGAAAGGACCAAGCGAAGAAGATGTAGGAAGCGGAATAGCTTCATTATTTGGCTGA
- the rpl12p gene encoding 50S ribosomal protein P1 yields the protein MEYIYASLLLHSAKKDITEDAVKNVLTAAGVNVDEVRVKAVVAALKEVNIDDVLKNAAAMQVTAAPAAQAPAQAKEEKKEEKKEEEKKGPSEEEIAGGLASLFG from the coding sequence ATGGAATACATATACGCAAGTCTATTATTACACTCAGCTAAAAAAGATATAACTGAAGATGCAGTAAAAAATGTCCTCACAGCAGCAGGAGTAAATGTAGATGAAGTAAGAGTTAAAGCTGTAGTAGCAGCATTAAAAGAAGTAAATATAGATGATGTACTAAAGAACGCCGCAGCAATGCAAGTAACAGCAGCACCAGCAGCTCAAGCACCAGCACAAGCTAAAGAAGAGAAGAAAGAGGAGAAGAAAGAAGAAGAAAAGAAAGGACCAAGCGAAGAAGAAATCGCAGGAGGACTTGCATCTCTATTCGGTTAA